The following are encoded together in the Capsulimonas corticalis genome:
- a CDS encoding SRPBCC family protein, protein MTTPSADNVRICEECGYELRPSDILCPACGVAAPAPLRGSWTNPYQPPPKREPRGVAVFVGLLASNVFAILMMLLSRWLFNKGGANNGLYLASDFTVLPLAMGILAAFCWKRLDLTGPEYFGYSVAICILSLCAASYFLGEGVICLVMASPLLMLVIWIGCMIGKAIFIRDNNRLNLSIAPVLLALVIADSLTPHHFHGACVDTITINAPPEQVWRYIADYPALTEKPHYWLFDHGLPMPMTATSDGAYVGSRRTCVFSHNAIFDEKIVEVQPNQKLTFDILRQPPDPELIGHLKLERGQFLLTRNPNGTTTLTGTSWYKLNVYPVTYFDWWTQDVIRHVHLRVMEHIKTLAEAKQQQR, encoded by the coding sequence ATGACCACGCCTTCAGCCGATAACGTTCGTATTTGCGAAGAGTGCGGTTATGAACTGCGGCCCAGCGACATCCTCTGCCCCGCCTGTGGCGTCGCCGCGCCCGCGCCGCTGCGCGGCTCCTGGACCAACCCGTACCAGCCCCCGCCAAAGCGCGAGCCGCGCGGCGTGGCGGTCTTCGTCGGCCTGCTCGCCTCCAACGTCTTCGCCATCCTGATGATGCTGCTCAGCCGCTGGCTGTTCAACAAAGGCGGCGCGAACAACGGCCTTTACCTGGCGTCGGACTTCACGGTGCTGCCGCTGGCGATGGGAATCCTCGCGGCCTTCTGCTGGAAACGCCTGGACCTGACCGGGCCGGAGTACTTCGGCTACTCCGTGGCGATCTGCATTCTCTCCCTTTGCGCCGCGTCCTACTTCCTCGGCGAAGGCGTTATCTGCCTGGTGATGGCGTCGCCGCTCCTGATGCTGGTGATCTGGATCGGCTGCATGATCGGCAAAGCGATCTTCATCCGCGACAACAACCGCCTCAACCTCAGCATCGCTCCCGTTCTCCTTGCCCTCGTCATCGCTGACAGCCTCACGCCGCACCACTTCCACGGCGCCTGCGTCGACACCATCACCATCAACGCCCCGCCCGAACAGGTCTGGCGCTACATCGCCGACTACCCCGCCCTCACCGAAAAGCCCCACTACTGGCTCTTCGACCACGGCCTTCCCATGCCCATGACCGCCACCTCCGACGGCGCCTACGTCGGCTCCCGCCGCACCTGCGTCTTCAGCCACAACGCCATCTTCGACGAAAAAATCGTCGAAGTCCAGCCCAACCAAAAACTCACCTTCGACATCCTGAGACAGCCCCCCGACCCCGAACTCATCGGCCACCTCAAACTCGAACGCGGCCAATTCCTCCTCACACGCAACCCCAACGGCACCACCACCCTGACCGGCACAAGCTGGTACAAACTCAATGTCTATCCTGTGACGTATTTTGATTGGTGGACGCAGGACGTCATCCGCCACGTGCATTTGAGGGTAATGGAGCATATTAAGACGCTGGCGGAGGCGAAACAGCAACAGCGCTAG
- a CDS encoding ROK family protein — protein sequence MALYLGLDIGGTKLLVGAADAQGNILRRVRAETPLDLDEGLALLIAMAREAAAGEPVTAFGAAAGGPLNWESGVISPLHQPEWRDVPLRRIFEKEFGCPLSVDVDTNAGALAEYRFGGVQGRRLLYLTLSTGMGGGYLLDGRIYRGYHGAHPEVAHQAIPGRSLYPDRVVCECGASDCLEAYVSGNGIRRIYGKPAEQLDPEEWREVGENLGQGLRNIVTILLPDVIVLGGSVAIGGGSALLGPALAVLERELKIVPIPPVVLSRLGAESSLYGAIALAMMGNQE from the coding sequence ATGGCGCTTTATCTCGGGCTGGATATCGGGGGCACCAAGCTGCTCGTGGGGGCGGCGGACGCGCAGGGAAATATCCTGCGGCGGGTGCGCGCGGAGACGCCGCTGGACCTTGACGAGGGGCTGGCGCTGCTGATCGCCATGGCGCGGGAAGCGGCGGCCGGCGAGCCGGTCACGGCGTTCGGAGCGGCGGCGGGCGGACCGCTGAACTGGGAAAGCGGGGTGATTTCCCCGCTGCATCAGCCCGAATGGCGGGATGTACCCTTGCGGCGCATCTTCGAAAAGGAGTTTGGCTGCCCGCTGTCCGTCGATGTGGACACCAACGCCGGCGCGCTGGCCGAGTACCGCTTCGGCGGAGTCCAGGGACGGCGTCTGCTCTACCTGACGCTGAGCACCGGTATGGGCGGCGGGTATCTGCTCGACGGGCGCATCTATCGCGGTTACCACGGCGCGCACCCAGAAGTGGCGCATCAGGCGATCCCCGGCCGCAGCCTTTATCCAGATCGTGTGGTGTGCGAGTGCGGCGCTTCGGACTGTCTGGAGGCGTACGTTTCCGGAAACGGGATCCGGCGCATCTACGGCAAACCCGCCGAGCAGCTCGATCCCGAGGAATGGCGTGAAGTGGGCGAAAACCTCGGACAGGGCCTGCGCAATATCGTGACCATCCTCCTGCCCGACGTGATTGTCCTCGGCGGCAGCGTGGCGATCGGCGGCGGCTCCGCGCTTCTGGGTCCCGCCCTCGCGGTGCTGGAGCGGGAGCTCAAGATCGTCCCGATCCCGCCGGTCGTCCTCAGTCGTCTTGGGGCCGAATCGTCTTTGTATGGCGCGATCGCGCTGGCGATGATGGGAAATCAAGAATAG
- a CDS encoding alpha/beta hydrolase has product MKTRNWIAPALVLAGLSTLPSFAQMPAKPDPQMKQVLDSLASLHPKPIETLTPAQARKQPGPPDAVKALLKKQGKSTAPEHVAKVENRTVPGPAGPIPVRVYTPEGSGPFPVLVYFHGGGWVIAGVQAYDSTPRALANLAKCVVVSVGYRMAPEHRFPAAHMDSYAATQYIMNHTAEFGGDPKHVAVGGESAGGNLAASVSIMARDKKGKMPVYQMLVYPVSNYGFDTPSYIENAKAKPLNKPMMKWFFKYTVSSPKDASNPYLSINREKNLHGLPPATVITDQIDPLRSEGKTYADHLKAAGVPVQYRNYDGVTHEFFGMGAVLDKAKAANAFAADGLKSAFSK; this is encoded by the coding sequence ATGAAAACTCGAAATTGGATCGCCCCCGCCCTCGTGCTGGCGGGGCTGTCGACATTGCCCTCGTTCGCGCAAATGCCCGCGAAGCCCGACCCGCAAATGAAGCAAGTCCTGGATTCGCTCGCATCGCTCCATCCCAAGCCCATTGAGACGCTGACGCCGGCGCAGGCGCGCAAGCAGCCGGGGCCGCCGGACGCAGTCAAGGCGCTGCTGAAGAAGCAGGGTAAGAGCACCGCCCCGGAACACGTCGCAAAAGTGGAAAACCGCACCGTTCCCGGCCCCGCCGGCCCGATCCCGGTGCGCGTCTATACGCCCGAAGGCAGCGGCCCCTTCCCCGTCCTGGTCTACTTCCATGGCGGCGGCTGGGTCATTGCCGGCGTTCAGGCGTATGATTCGACGCCCCGCGCCCTGGCGAACCTCGCCAAATGCGTCGTCGTCTCGGTCGGATACCGTATGGCGCCGGAGCACCGCTTCCCCGCCGCGCACATGGACTCCTACGCGGCGACCCAGTATATCATGAACCACACGGCGGAGTTCGGCGGCGATCCCAAGCATGTCGCGGTGGGCGGCGAGAGCGCCGGCGGCAACCTCGCGGCGTCCGTCTCCATCATGGCGCGCGACAAAAAGGGCAAGATGCCGGTCTACCAGATGCTGGTCTACCCGGTCTCGAACTACGGCTTCGATACGCCTTCTTATATCGAGAACGCCAAGGCCAAGCCGCTCAATAAGCCGATGATGAAGTGGTTCTTCAAATACACCGTGAGCAGCCCCAAGGACGCGTCAAACCCGTACCTCTCCATCAACCGCGAGAAAAATCTGCATGGCCTGCCGCCCGCGACGGTCATCACCGACCAGATCGACCCGCTGCGCAGTGAAGGCAAAACCTACGCCGACCACCTGAAAGCCGCCGGCGTTCCGGTGCAGTACCGCAACTACGACGGCGTCACGCACGAATTCTTCGGCATGGGCGCCGTTCTGGACAAGGCGAAAGCCGCGAACGCCTTCGCCGCCGACGGACTGAAATCGGCGTTCTCGAAATAA
- the cydB gene encoding cytochrome d ubiquinol oxidase subunit II translates to METLWFIVISLMLAAYVVLDGFDFGAGILHLFVARTDAERRTVLGAIGPVWDGNEVWLISSGGVIVFAFPRAYAAGFSGFYLPLMMVLWLLILRGLSIEFRSKEESPLWRSLWDGLFFVSSTLMAIVLGAALGNLIRGVPLDQTGYFSGPLFTNFQLGPHPGVLDWYTVSVGVLALLVLTLHGALYLIWKTPGEVNRRSRVAANVLWPAVLAVGIAVTVMTQHVQPLIFHNLAARPWIWPLALLVPASLAAILFLLKQKRELPAFLASVVFIAMLLASTAAGAFPNILISTLAPAYTVTVFNGSSGALGLRLGVTIWSIAIVLAIGYFVYLFHSFRGKVDVETDPHGH, encoded by the coding sequence ATGGAAACCCTCTGGTTTATCGTCATCTCCCTGATGCTGGCGGCGTATGTCGTGCTGGACGGTTTCGACTTCGGCGCGGGGATCCTGCACCTGTTTGTCGCGCGGACCGACGCCGAGCGGCGCACGGTGCTCGGCGCCATCGGCCCGGTGTGGGACGGCAATGAAGTGTGGCTGATCTCCAGCGGCGGCGTGATCGTGTTCGCGTTCCCGCGCGCCTACGCCGCCGGCTTCAGTGGCTTCTATCTCCCCTTAATGATGGTGCTCTGGCTGCTGATCCTGCGCGGCCTTTCGATCGAGTTCCGCTCGAAGGAGGAAAGTCCGCTCTGGCGCAGCCTCTGGGATGGCCTCTTCTTCGTCTCCTCCACGCTGATGGCGATCGTGCTCGGCGCGGCGCTGGGCAACCTCATCCGGGGAGTGCCGCTCGACCAGACCGGCTACTTCAGCGGCCCGCTCTTCACAAACTTCCAGCTCGGCCCGCATCCCGGTGTGCTGGATTGGTACACCGTGAGCGTCGGCGTGCTTGCGCTGCTGGTCCTCACCCTCCATGGCGCGCTTTACTTGATCTGGAAAACGCCGGGGGAAGTCAATCGCCGCAGCCGTGTCGCCGCGAATGTCCTCTGGCCCGCCGTGCTTGCTGTGGGGATCGCGGTCACCGTCATGACCCAACATGTCCAGCCCCTGATCTTCCACAACCTCGCCGCGCGCCCCTGGATCTGGCCGCTGGCCCTGCTCGTGCCCGCCTCCCTGGCCGCGATCCTATTCCTGCTCAAACAAAAGCGCGAACTGCCCGCGTTCCTGGCGTCCGTCGTCTTCATCGCCATGCTGCTCGCCTCCACGGCCGCCGGCGCGTTCCCCAACATCCTGATCTCGACCCTCGCCCCGGCTTACACCGTCACCGTCTTCAACGGCTCCTCCGGCGCGCTCGGCCTTCGCCTCGGCGTCACCATCTGGAGCATCGCGATCGTGCTCGCCATCGGATATTTCGTGTATCTCTTCCACTCGTTTCGAGGGAAGGTAGATGTGGAGACCGACCCCCACGGACATTAA
- a CDS encoding cytochrome ubiquinol oxidase subunit I, whose protein sequence is MDALAWHRFQFGFTITYHYLFPQLTMGLALLILVFKIIAMKRNDSQYQDVARFWARIFGINFVVGVVTGIPMEFQFGTNWSRFSDFSGGVIGITLAMEGMFAFFAESAFLGLFLFGEKKLSPRMHLLAAFMVFFGSWLSGYFIIVTNAFMQHPVGYSVTPSGRLQLAEFWVYLLNPWAIWQYLHNMSAAVVTGAFVVAAVGAFWTLQGKFPETARICLKVGVIAGLIASLVQVFPTGDMHGKMMAQYQKPALAAMEGKFDSGDKAELAIIGQPDVNARKLINPIVVPGILSYLAYGSFGANVTGLNDIPKDQQPDNIELLYYAYHIMVGLGTIFIAIMGLSALLLWRGRLEKTRAMMWILMLAFPFPYIATTAGWMVAELGRQPWLIYGLQRTMHGTSPTVVAGNVAFTTLGFMGLYLGMGILFLYLIGKELAKGPQPQQGADLTGAGGRVPVEVK, encoded by the coding sequence ATGGACGCACTGGCTTGGCACCGATTTCAATTCGGCTTCACCATCACTTATCACTATCTGTTTCCGCAGCTGACGATGGGGCTGGCGCTGCTGATTTTGGTCTTCAAAATCATCGCGATGAAGCGAAACGATAGCCAATATCAAGATGTGGCGCGCTTTTGGGCGCGGATCTTCGGCATTAACTTCGTGGTCGGCGTCGTGACGGGGATCCCGATGGAGTTCCAGTTCGGGACCAACTGGTCGCGTTTCTCGGACTTCTCGGGCGGCGTCATCGGCATCACGCTCGCCATGGAGGGCATGTTCGCCTTCTTCGCCGAATCGGCGTTTCTGGGTCTTTTTCTCTTTGGCGAGAAGAAGCTCAGTCCCCGAATGCATCTCTTGGCGGCCTTTATGGTCTTTTTCGGCTCCTGGCTGTCCGGCTATTTCATCATCGTCACCAACGCCTTCATGCAGCACCCTGTCGGCTACTCGGTGACGCCCAGCGGGCGGCTCCAGCTTGCCGAATTCTGGGTCTACCTGCTCAATCCCTGGGCGATCTGGCAGTATCTGCATAACATGAGCGCGGCCGTGGTGACGGGAGCGTTCGTGGTCGCCGCCGTCGGCGCGTTCTGGACGCTTCAGGGTAAATTTCCGGAGACCGCGCGGATCTGTCTGAAGGTCGGGGTGATCGCCGGGCTGATCGCCTCCCTGGTTCAGGTATTCCCGACCGGCGATATGCACGGGAAGATGATGGCCCAATATCAAAAGCCGGCGCTGGCGGCGATGGAGGGAAAGTTTGACAGCGGCGACAAGGCGGAGTTGGCGATTATCGGTCAGCCGGATGTCAACGCGCGCAAGCTGATCAATCCGATCGTCGTCCCCGGTATCCTGAGCTATCTGGCGTACGGAAGCTTCGGCGCGAACGTCACGGGCCTCAACGATATCCCCAAGGACCAGCAGCCGGACAATATCGAGCTGCTGTACTACGCCTATCATATCATGGTGGGCCTGGGCACGATCTTTATCGCGATCATGGGCCTGTCGGCGCTGCTGCTCTGGCGCGGGCGATTGGAAAAGACACGCGCGATGATGTGGATCCTGATGCTCGCCTTTCCATTCCCCTACATCGCGACCACCGCCGGCTGGATGGTGGCGGAGCTGGGGCGCCAGCCCTGGCTGATCTACGGCCTTCAGCGCACGATGCATGGGACATCGCCGACGGTTGTCGCCGGCAACGTCGCCTTCACCACGCTGGGCTTTATGGGCCTGTATCTGGGGATGGGGATCTTGTTTCTTTATTTGATCGGAAAAGAGCTCGCGAAGGGGCCGCAGCCTCAGCAAGGCGCTGACCTGACGGGCGCCGGCGGGCGCGTTCCCGTGGAGGTCAAATAA
- a CDS encoding PP2C family protein-serine/threonine phosphatase — MNTSPVVKPKSRGRLELAVTAGDCGACQTQVDRWTDKVSSQFRDLKGRESRLQDHLRNMVAPVEIEHAPGLDIGVKYEAVTPGLTFGGDFYDVFPIGGHCYAFVVGEAGGEGLEAAEQAVVLRLLVRFALCSTQSPGEAAAQVNRLCVRNGALASSASLFAAVYNTRTGTLIYVNAGHEPALRRRGRTDRVELLARTGPRIGEGPVDDFAERATILGVSDTLAIYTDGLIEHAPRCNPSLGVALLMRRVCCNDSNSAAQLAECVFAGTRGAAPPSLFRDDACLMTVIRTGDPIAEG, encoded by the coding sequence ATGAATACTTCGCCTGTTGTGAAGCCGAAAAGTAGGGGACGACTGGAACTGGCGGTGACGGCCGGAGATTGCGGCGCCTGCCAAACACAGGTCGATCGGTGGACGGATAAGGTTTCGTCCCAATTCCGGGATCTGAAAGGGCGAGAAAGCCGACTTCAGGACCATCTGCGCAACATGGTCGCGCCGGTCGAAATCGAGCATGCGCCGGGTTTGGATATCGGCGTCAAATATGAAGCGGTCACGCCGGGCTTGACGTTTGGCGGCGATTTCTACGATGTCTTTCCAATCGGCGGCCACTGTTATGCGTTCGTCGTCGGGGAAGCCGGCGGCGAGGGGCTGGAAGCGGCGGAGCAGGCGGTCGTTTTGCGCTTGTTGGTCCGTTTCGCGCTGTGCTCCACCCAATCGCCGGGCGAGGCGGCGGCGCAGGTCAACCGTCTTTGCGTCCGAAACGGCGCTCTCGCCAGTTCCGCAAGCTTATTCGCCGCGGTTTACAACACGCGGACGGGAACGCTGATTTATGTCAACGCAGGACACGAGCCGGCGCTGCGCCGCCGCGGGCGCACGGATCGCGTCGAGCTGCTCGCGCGCACCGGCCCCCGGATTGGCGAAGGACCTGTGGATGATTTCGCGGAGCGCGCGACGATCCTGGGCGTGTCCGATACGCTGGCGATCTACACCGACGGCTTGATTGAGCATGCTCCGCGCTGCAATCCCTCGCTGGGCGTCGCGCTGCTGATGCGCCGCGTCTGCTGCAACGACTCAAACAGCGCCGCGCAGCTGGCGGAATGCGTGTTCGCGGGGACGCGCGGCGCGGCGCCTCCGAGTCTCTTTCGCGACGACGCTTGTCTGATGACGGTTATCCGCACGGGCGATCCCATCGCTGAGGGTTAA
- a CDS encoding sensor histidine kinase — MSDAHPLTSTSQTLASVLEISSEGIVALDRARRIVCWNAAAERIYGYQAGEAIGLTLDTLLDGGDLPTRRIFERAENGAKSEGVEGVHRRANGARIDVIMNVGPIHREDGSVTGSVLFVRDATEARVSAQRLAALEAFEEDKGVVLETASRVALDILASRTGVEALRHIADAARTLARAQYAALGVARPDGQGLLEFVTVGLTTEEEAAIGPRPHGAGILGLLLRRSEPLRMDVLSNHANAHGFPPNHPPMDSFLGVPIRQGDTILGSLYLTNKQGADHFSEADEISVQALGAHAAVAIHNLQMLSRQRALVSGLINAQEEERRAVAYDLHDGLTQFVMASHMHMEAFKIAYHKGSSERAMRELDKGLRYLSDAVIESRRLVNGLRSLALDDLGLAGALEQLFAEEKTRAGWAEAEFLHNIAGERFDKTLETAVYRVAQEALTNIRKHARADRVRLMLLREPRMQENSTQLALDIRDWGGGFQRDESAGDHAHVGLQGMEERTRLMGGSFTVRSSPSEGTQIHAIFPVIR; from the coding sequence ATGTCAGACGCACACCCCTTAACCTCTACCAGCCAAACTCTGGCGTCGGTGCTCGAGATCTCCAGTGAGGGGATCGTCGCGCTGGATCGCGCCCGGCGGATCGTCTGCTGGAACGCCGCCGCGGAGCGCATCTATGGTTATCAGGCTGGAGAGGCGATTGGGTTAACTCTGGACACTCTCTTAGACGGCGGCGATCTTCCCACGCGCCGCATCTTCGAGCGCGCTGAGAACGGCGCGAAGAGCGAAGGCGTGGAAGGCGTGCATCGACGGGCGAATGGGGCGCGTATCGATGTGATCATGAATGTCGGCCCGATCCATCGTGAAGACGGATCGGTGACGGGAAGCGTCCTGTTTGTCCGGGACGCCACGGAAGCGCGCGTGTCCGCGCAGCGGCTGGCGGCCTTGGAGGCGTTCGAGGAAGATAAAGGCGTCGTTCTGGAAACCGCAAGCCGCGTGGCGCTCGATATCCTGGCGAGCCGGACCGGGGTCGAAGCGCTCAGACATATCGCCGACGCCGCACGGACTCTGGCGCGGGCGCAGTACGCAGCGCTGGGAGTGGCGCGTCCGGACGGCCAGGGCCTGCTGGAGTTCGTGACCGTCGGCCTGACCACCGAGGAAGAGGCGGCGATCGGCCCGCGTCCGCACGGCGCGGGGATCCTCGGCCTGCTGCTGCGGCGCTCCGAGCCGCTGCGCATGGACGTGCTCTCCAACCACGCCAACGCGCACGGCTTCCCGCCAAACCATCCGCCGATGGACAGCTTTCTGGGCGTGCCGATCCGTCAGGGCGACACCATTCTCGGCAGCCTGTATTTGACCAACAAGCAGGGCGCCGATCACTTCTCGGAAGCGGACGAAATCTCCGTGCAGGCGCTCGGCGCGCACGCCGCCGTGGCGATCCACAACCTGCAAATGCTGTCACGCCAGCGGGCGCTCGTAAGCGGCCTGATCAACGCCCAGGAAGAAGAGCGCCGCGCCGTCGCATACGATCTGCACGACGGTCTTACCCAGTTCGTCATGGCCTCGCACATGCATATGGAGGCGTTCAAAATCGCCTACCACAAGGGCAGCAGCGAGCGCGCCATGCGCGAGCTGGACAAAGGGCTTCGCTATCTCAGCGACGCCGTGATTGAATCGCGCAGGCTCGTCAACGGCCTGCGCTCGCTGGCGCTCGACGACCTCGGCCTCGCGGGCGCTCTGGAGCAGCTATTCGCCGAAGAAAAGACGCGAGCGGGCTGGGCGGAAGCCGAGTTCCTGCACAACATCGCCGGCGAGCGGTTCGACAAAACCCTGGAGACCGCCGTCTACCGAGTCGCGCAGGAAGCGCTGACCAATATCCGCAAGCACGCCCGCGCCGACCGCGTCCGCCTGATGCTGCTGCGCGAACCGCGCATGCAGGAAAACTCCACACAGCTTGCCCTGGACATCCGCGACTGGGGCGGCGGCTTCCAGCGGGACGAAAGCGCCGGCGACCACGCCCACGTCGGCCTGCAAGGCATGGAAGAACGCACACGCCTCATGGGCGGCTCATTCACGGTGCGCAGCTCGCCCAGCGAAGGAACACAGATCCATGCGATCTTTCCGGTGATTCGGTGA
- a CDS encoding response regulator: MTQEQTLTTVEIVLVDDHGIWRDGVKSLLEDTEFQVIGEAASGKEAMALLQTVRPRLLLLDIRMAGGDGLDTLQAIKAQHPEISVVMLTTYDNPTYMARAVAGGASGYLLKGVGAEELLTSLRVVASGDALISPKDLSRSLRSVNPEGAGDADLIKPLSTRELEVLRLLATGLNNRDIAGLLFVSEGTVKTHVEHIIGKLGVSDRVQAVVWAARHGVISLETG, encoded by the coding sequence ATGACACAAGAACAAACGTTAACAACCGTCGAAATCGTCCTGGTGGATGACCACGGAATCTGGCGCGACGGCGTGAAAAGCCTGCTCGAAGACACGGAGTTTCAGGTGATCGGCGAGGCCGCCTCGGGTAAGGAGGCAATGGCGCTTCTTCAGACCGTGCGGCCGCGTCTGCTGTTGCTCGATATCCGCATGGCCGGCGGCGACGGCCTCGACACGCTGCAAGCGATCAAAGCCCAGCATCCCGAAATCAGCGTCGTCATGCTGACCACCTACGACAACCCCACCTACATGGCGCGCGCGGTCGCCGGCGGCGCATCCGGATATCTGCTCAAAGGCGTTGGCGCGGAAGAATTGTTAACTTCACTGCGCGTTGTGGCGAGCGGCGACGCGCTTATCTCCCCGAAAGACCTCAGCCGCTCGCTGCGCAGCGTCAATCCCGAAGGCGCGGGCGACGCCGATCTGATCAAGCCTCTCAGCACACGAGAATTGGAAGTCCTGCGGCTGCTCGCCACCGGACTGAACAATCGCGATATCGCCGGCCTGCTCTTCGTTTCCGAAGGCACGGTCAAAACTCACGTCGAACACATCATCGGCAAACTTGGCGTCTCTGATCGTGTCCAGGCCGTCGTCTGGGCGGCGCGGCACGGGGTCATTTCCCTGGAGACGGGTTAA
- a CDS encoding DUF4142 domain-containing protein has product MSNIETTHESEEIAQDSPGRRAFLTRMAAAGLGVAAMGLAQKAQAAMAPHQPEADTGHNYLMPSPHATTEKQFRMGVIGPATLSLLTSQIAVDKATDPAAKEFANFELREAIGVTTVLKSLNTPTPPMDAKARATLQKIKTLPAGADFDKTYISAQLANHEFLRDLAETYLANSTGHTSMPEMHGRHLAMLALATFKEHVVHTKNILKTL; this is encoded by the coding sequence ATGTCGAACATAGAAACAACCCACGAATCGGAAGAGATCGCGCAAGACAGCCCGGGCCGCCGAGCGTTCTTGACGCGCATGGCCGCCGCCGGCCTGGGAGTCGCCGCGATGGGCTTGGCCCAGAAGGCGCAGGCGGCCATGGCGCCGCACCAGCCGGAGGCCGACACCGGCCATAACTACCTCATGCCGTCGCCGCACGCGACAACGGAAAAGCAGTTCCGCATGGGCGTCATCGGACCAGCCACGCTGTCCCTGCTCACCAGTCAGATCGCGGTGGATAAGGCGACCGATCCCGCCGCGAAGGAGTTCGCGAACTTCGAGTTGCGCGAAGCCATCGGTGTCACCACGGTCCTGAAAAGCCTGAACACGCCGACTCCGCCCATGGACGCCAAGGCGCGCGCCACACTGCAAAAGATCAAGACACTGCCCGCCGGCGCGGACTTTGACAAGACATACATCTCCGCCCAGCTTGCGAACCACGAGTTCCTGCGCGATCTCGCCGAAACGTACCTAGCGAACTCCACCGGCCACACCAGTATGCCCGAAATGCACGGACGGCACCTGGCGATGCTGGCGCTCGCGACCTTCAAAGAACACGTCGTTCACACCAAAAACATTCTGAAGACGTTATAG
- a CDS encoding BlaI/MecI/CopY family transcriptional regulator, with the protein MPKMIGQGLSRREREILDALYERNPMSVSEVREAMPEPPTYSAVRSLLRILEDKGHVRHKEDGKRYLYLPTLAPQTAARTALRQVVQTFFSGSLESAVKTFLSDRDTEISDAELDRLSQLIAEARAEEGEPPHG; encoded by the coding sequence ATGCCAAAGATGATCGGCCAGGGTCTCAGCCGCCGCGAGCGGGAGATTTTGGATGCGCTGTACGAACGCAATCCCATGTCCGTGTCCGAAGTGCGCGAGGCGATGCCGGAGCCGCCGACCTATTCGGCCGTCCGGTCGCTGCTGCGCATTCTCGAAGACAAAGGCCACGTGCGCCACAAAGAAGACGGCAAGCGCTATTTATATCTCCCCACCCTCGCGCCGCAGACGGCCGCTCGGACGGCGCTGCGTCAGGTGGTGCAGACGTTCTTCTCAGGAAGTCTGGAAAGCGCCGTCAAGACGTTTCTCTCCGACCGCGACACGGAGATTTCCGACGCTGAATTGGATCGGCTTTCGCAATTGATTGCGGAGGCTCGCGCCGAGGAAGGAGAACCACCCCATGGGTAA